A region of Plantactinospora sp. BC1 DNA encodes the following proteins:
- a CDS encoding ABC transporter substrate-binding protein, which produces MTRRIRVLAAAALATAMLVTAGCSGSDDSDGGDAGGKAPDKVTYLTGFGTGGHDAFAWVAKDKGFFSEAGLDVTIQQGAPATNNQGLLSGKAQFTYSDVTQLMIQTGKAQVTEMRVIAAVHQSTLVAIFAPPGSGVTKPKDLEGKRVGVAAGSITRTLLPAYGKLAGFDASRLQFVEATPQSLVGLLVGKRVDVLSTFVITKNTVETVTKQTMTVMPLTDYLRDLLGTGLTTTAKYAQENPDIVKRFKDAAMKGLKYTVENPEEAAKIMKANNPNVNEQGAAAEIKLMTPYVTSAPGNTIGALDEQRAARAIAILQGAELIPAGLTPDKVIDFSIAPKA; this is translated from the coding sequence ATGACGAGGCGTATACGCGTGCTGGCCGCTGCGGCGCTGGCCACGGCCATGCTGGTCACCGCCGGCTGCTCCGGTTCGGACGACTCCGACGGCGGCGACGCCGGCGGCAAGGCTCCGGACAAGGTGACGTACCTCACCGGGTTCGGCACCGGCGGCCACGACGCATTCGCGTGGGTGGCGAAGGACAAGGGCTTCTTCTCCGAGGCCGGGCTCGACGTCACCATTCAGCAGGGCGCCCCGGCCACCAACAACCAGGGCCTGCTCTCCGGCAAGGCGCAGTTCACCTACAGCGACGTGACCCAGCTGATGATCCAGACCGGCAAGGCGCAGGTCACCGAGATGCGGGTGATCGCGGCGGTGCACCAGAGCACGCTGGTCGCGATCTTCGCGCCGCCCGGCTCCGGCGTGACCAAGCCGAAGGACCTGGAGGGCAAGCGGGTCGGCGTCGCCGCCGGCTCGATCACCCGGACCCTGCTGCCGGCGTACGGCAAGCTCGCCGGCTTCGACGCCAGCAGGCTCCAGTTCGTCGAGGCCACCCCGCAGTCCCTGGTCGGCCTGCTGGTGGGCAAGAGGGTCGACGTGCTGAGCACCTTCGTCATCACCAAGAACACGGTGGAGACGGTGACCAAGCAGACGATGACGGTCATGCCGCTCACCGACTACCTGCGGGACCTGCTCGGCACCGGCCTCACCACCACCGCCAAGTACGCCCAGGAGAACCCGGACATCGTCAAGCGCTTCAAGGACGCGGCGATGAAGGGCCTCAAGTACACGGTGGAGAACCCCGAAGAGGCCGCCAAGATCATGAAGGCCAACAACCCGAACGTGAACGAGCAGGGCGCGGCGGCGGAGATCAAGCTGATGACGCCGTACGTCACCTCGGCACCGGGTAACACGATCGGCGCGCTCGACGAGCAGCGTGCCGCCCGGGCCATCGCGATCCTCCAGGGCGCCGAGCTGATCCCGGCCGGCCTCACCCCGGACAAGGTCATCGACTTCTCCATCGCGCCCAAGGCCTGA
- a CDS encoding uroporphyrinogen-III synthase, with translation MAGELSGFTVGVTADRRRDELTAMLERRGARVVLAPALRIVPLADDTELRAATRACLDNPPDVLMANTGIGMRGWLEAAEGWGLAEPLRSVLGRAYIVSRGPKARGAIRAAGLHDEWSPASESCDEVIEHLRQRGVRGQLIAMQLHGERQPECTAALEAAGASVIEVPVYRWAAPTDPAPLHRLVDLIAGRLVDAVTFTSAPAVTALLRAAGSSTDAVLEAMRSDVLAACVGPVTAAPLRRYGVPVVAPSRARLGALVRTIVDELPQRAISVKVAGHLLTLRGHAAILDGELRPLAPAPMAVLRALATTPGRVMSRAALLRTLPRGADEHAVEMAVARLRAGLRTPGVVQTVVKRGYRLPVD, from the coding sequence ATGGCCGGCGAACTCTCCGGCTTCACCGTCGGGGTCACCGCCGACCGGCGCCGCGACGAACTCACCGCCATGCTGGAGCGGCGCGGCGCCCGGGTGGTGCTCGCCCCGGCGCTGCGGATCGTGCCGCTGGCCGACGACACCGAACTGCGGGCGGCGACCCGGGCCTGCCTGGACAACCCGCCCGACGTGCTGATGGCGAACACCGGGATCGGGATGCGCGGCTGGCTGGAGGCGGCCGAGGGGTGGGGGCTGGCCGAGCCGCTGCGCTCGGTGCTGGGCCGGGCCTACATCGTCAGCCGGGGGCCGAAGGCCCGGGGCGCGATCCGGGCCGCCGGGCTGCACGACGAGTGGTCGCCCGCCTCGGAGAGCTGCGACGAGGTGATCGAGCACCTGCGGCAGCGTGGCGTACGCGGCCAGTTGATCGCGATGCAGCTGCACGGCGAGCGGCAGCCGGAGTGCACGGCGGCGCTGGAGGCGGCCGGGGCGAGCGTGATCGAGGTGCCGGTCTACCGCTGGGCGGCACCGACCGACCCGGCCCCGCTGCACCGGCTGGTCGACCTGATCGCCGGCCGGCTGGTGGACGCGGTCACCTTCACCTCCGCACCGGCGGTCACCGCACTGCTCCGGGCCGCCGGGTCGAGTACCGACGCGGTGCTGGAGGCGATGCGCTCGGACGTACTGGCCGCCTGCGTCGGGCCGGTCACCGCCGCGCCGCTGCGCCGGTACGGGGTACCGGTGGTGGCGCCGAGCCGGGCCCGCCTCGGCGCGCTGGTCCGGACCATCGTCGACGAGCTGCCGCAGCGGGCGATCAGCGTCAAGGTCGCCGGCCACCTGCTGACCCTGCGCGGGCACGCGGCCATCCTGGACGGTGAGCTGCGCCCGCTGGCCCCGGCCCCGATGGCGGTACTCCGGGCCCTGGCGACTACCCCCGGCCGGGTGATGTCCCGGGCCGCCCTGCTGCGCACCCTGCCGAGGGGCGCCGACGAGCACGCCGTCGAGATGGCGGTGGCCCGGTTGCGGGCCGGACTGCGCACCCCGGGGGTCGTGCAGACCGTGGTCAAACGCGGCTACCGGCTGCCGGTCGACTGA
- the nirD gene encoding nitrite reductase small subunit NirD — protein sequence MRWTVVCPYPRLEPERGVAALVDGDQVAVFRTHDGRLFAIGQRDPIAGAYVMARGIVGSRGEIPTVASPLHKQVYDLRTGDCLDVPGVAVPTYRVRCRDGLVEVAPRHRPAGGA from the coding sequence GTGCGCTGGACGGTCGTCTGCCCGTACCCCCGGCTGGAGCCGGAGCGCGGGGTGGCCGCACTCGTCGACGGCGACCAGGTGGCGGTCTTCCGCACCCACGACGGCCGGCTCTTCGCGATCGGCCAGCGCGACCCGATCGCCGGCGCGTACGTGATGGCCCGGGGCATCGTCGGCAGCCGTGGCGAGATCCCGACGGTCGCCTCCCCGCTGCACAAACAGGTGTACGACCTGCGCACCGGAGACTGCCTCGACGTGCCCGGGGTGGCGGTGCCGACCTACCGGGTGCGGTGCCGGGACGGGCTGGTCGAGGTGGCACCTCGGCACCGGCCGGCCGGGGGCGCCTGA